The proteins below come from a single Necator americanus strain Aroian chromosome V, whole genome shotgun sequence genomic window:
- a CDS encoding hypothetical protein (NECATOR_CHRV.G20746.T1) codes for MMSAARSAGMRYKKRNSTTQLKKKNRSGSCSGNSIDSTTQSNVESSKNPILISANSSGSLLTVPSSTSLIRKRSGSVPVFKVITLANLWNLRYEQVRALRMTWARLCEPPRSNCKGIVNLVERVWEKLDNKDPSVRNIFYNAAFVETMHERCERRRSKGSIATLRDHTHFFVSLVSQVIQNLDVDPQYILDHIETIGRNHAYLKQYGFRSVLWDKVGEYFVDVVVIQDCVRGFPEACRAWTILIAALVDRLRASPRRGSCALSAASSQNSLCGSTHSENSIRRGSVMSGLNDSQNSVSDSTANTSGTIPRRKSGCQSTPSGLRGGCINMASLENALPDIRASNPAIA; via the exons aTGATGTCTGCAGCCCGCTCGGCGGGCATGCGCTACAAGAAACGAAATTCGACGACGCAGCTTAAGAAG aaaaatcgttCTGGAAGCTGTAGTGGTAACTCTATCGACTCAACTACACAGAGCAACGTGGAATCATCAAAAAATCCGATTTTAATAAGCGCAAACTCGTCCGGATCTCTTCTCACCGTTCCGTCGTCTACATCGTTGATCAGGAAACGAAGCGGAAGCGTTCCAGTTTTCAAAGTTATCACTTTG GCAAATCTATGGAATCTGAGGTACGAACAGGTGCGAGCTCTGCGTATGACATGGGCTCGACTATGCGAACCACCTCGATCCAATTGCAAAGGAATTGTGAACTTGGTTGAGAGAGTTTGGGAAAAGCTGGATAAT aaggaCCCATCAGTACgtaatattttctacaatgcgGCCTTTGTTGAGACAATGCATGAAAGATGCGAAAGAAG AAGATCGAAAGGATCCATTGCGACGTTACGAGACCACACACATTTCTTCGTATCGCTGGTTTCACAG GTAATCCAAAATCTTGATGTCGATCCGCAGTACATCCTCGATCACATTGAAACAATCG GAAGAAATCATGCTTACCTGAAGCAGTACGGTTTCCGCTCTGTACTATGGGATAAAGTTGGCGAATATTTCGTCGATGTGGTTGTTATTCAG GATTGTGTACGTGGTTTTCCGGAAGCCTGTAGAGCATGGACTATTCTCATTGCTGCTCTTGTCGATCGACTTCGAGCATCTCCACGTCGTGGTAGTTGTGCTTTGTCGGCTGCATCCAGTCAGAACTCTTTATGTGGTTCCACACATAGTGAAAATTCTATAAG ACGCGGAAGTGTCATGTCAGGTTTGAACGACAGCCAAAACAGCGTGAGCGACTCGACGGCGAATACTAGTGGGACTATTCCTagaag aaaatccgGTTGCCAGAGTACTCCATCCGGTCTCCGTGGAGGTTGCATCAACATGGCATCGTTGGAGAATGCACTTCCTGATATTCGGGCAAGTAATCCAGCCATAGCTTAA
- a CDS encoding hypothetical protein (NECATOR_CHRV.G20747.T2) — MGACESVDSKAAREAAMVSKKIDKELERKNNGNMEQKLLLLGPGESGKSTCLKQLKILHANGYSEQEIQEKKFVVYMNIVQAMAALLDAMEVLGISFDNNSMEIHGKLVRKVYASGCEFIEWGPELRAAVRELWADSGVRKAYSMKNSFHISESAEYFFNELERISKKNYKPSLLDILHTRVPTSGVVQFYFTMKGINFEVFDVGGQRSERRKWIHCFDNVNAVIYVAAISEYDQVLREDNKTPDVTEPDTLPRSPTLENVSKMR; from the exons ATGGGTGCATGTGAGTCAGTCGATTCGAAAGCAGCTCGTGAAGCTGCaatggtttcaaaaaaaatcgacaaggAACTTGAGAGGAAAAACAACGGTAACATGGAACAAAAACTATTACTACTAGGTCCCGGTGAAAGTGGAAAAAGCACCTGTTTAAAGCAGCTGAA AATACTTCACGCAAATGGTTACTCAGAACAGGAAatacaggagaaaaaatttgttgtttacaTGAATATTGTGCAAGCGATGGCGGCTCTTCTGGACGCAATGGAGGTGTTGGGGATTTCTTTCGACAACAACTCTATGGAG ATCCACGGGAAACTCGTCCGCAAAGTCTACGCGTCCGGTTGCGAATTCATCGAATGGGGTCCGGAGTTGCGAGCGGCAGTTCGTGAACTTTGGGCTGACAGTGGAGTGAGAAAAGCGTATTCGatgaaaaattcctttcatATCAGTGAAAGTGCCGAATA CTTCTTCAATGAATTGGAAcgtatttctaagaaaaactaCAAACCATCACTTCTCGATATTCTTCATACGCGTGTACCTACGTCTGGTGTTgtacaattttatttcaccATGAAGGGTATCAATTTTGA agtttttGATGTTGGTGGACAACGATCGGAACGGCGAAAATGGATACATTGTTTTGACAACGTTAACGCCGTTATTTATGTGGCCGCCATTAGTGAATATGATCAAGTTTTACGTGAGGATAACAAAACG cCGGACGTGACGGAACCGGATACGCTGCCTCGGTCGCCTACATTAGAAAACGTTTCGAAAATGCGTTAA
- a CDS encoding hypothetical protein (NECATOR_CHRV.G20747.T1) — protein sequence MFISRYIIYSREFPVRSRFPCSPIRSVMGACESVDSKAAREAAMVSKKIDKELERKNNGNMEQKLLLLGPGESGKSTCLKQLKILHANGYSEQEIQEKKFVVYMNIVQAMAALLDAMEVLGISFDNNSMEIHGKLVRKVYASGCEFIEWGPELRAAVRELWADSGVRKAYSMKNSFHISESAEYFFNELERISKKNYKPSLLDILHTRVPTSGVVQFYFTMKGINFEVFDVGGQRSERRKWIHCFDNVNAVIYVAAISEYDQVLREDNKTPDVTEPDTLPRSPTLENVSKMR from the exons ATGTTTATTTCtcgatatataatatattctaGAGAATTTCCTGTGCGATCACGATTCCCGTGTAGTCCTATCCGATCCGTAATGGGTGCATGTGAGTCAGTCGATTCGAAAGCAGCTCGTGAAGCTGCaatggtttcaaaaaaaatcgacaaggAACTTGAGAGGAAAAACAACGGTAACATGGAACAAAAACTATTACTACTAGGTCCCGGTGAAAGTGGAAAAAGCACCTGTTTAAAGCAGCTGAA AATACTTCACGCAAATGGTTACTCAGAACAGGAAatacaggagaaaaaatttgttgtttacaTGAATATTGTGCAAGCGATGGCGGCTCTTCTGGACGCAATGGAGGTGTTGGGGATTTCTTTCGACAACAACTCTATGGAG ATCCACGGGAAACTCGTCCGCAAAGTCTACGCGTCCGGTTGCGAATTCATCGAATGGGGTCCGGAGTTGCGAGCGGCAGTTCGTGAACTTTGGGCTGACAGTGGAGTGAGAAAAGCGTATTCGatgaaaaattcctttcatATCAGTGAAAGTGCCGAATA CTTCTTCAATGAATTGGAAcgtatttctaagaaaaactaCAAACCATCACTTCTCGATATTCTTCATACGCGTGTACCTACGTCTGGTGTTgtacaattttatttcaccATGAAGGGTATCAATTTTGA agtttttGATGTTGGTGGACAACGATCGGAACGGCGAAAATGGATACATTGTTTTGACAACGTTAACGCCGTTATTTATGTGGCCGCCATTAGTGAATATGATCAAGTTTTACGTGAGGATAACAAAACG cCGGACGTGACGGAACCGGATACGCTGCCTCGGTCGCCTACATTAGAAAACGTTTCGAAAATGCGTTAA
- a CDS encoding hypothetical protein (NECATOR_CHRV.G20748.T1), which translates to MNRKDECIAVANELTPYQDLRGFDLRGQMEGASLLLTISRTTLTIGGPLTSRFCGHQGSEEAEDVETFSQNKD; encoded by the exons atgaatcgtaaagacgaatgcatcgctgtggcCAACGAGTTGacgccatatcaggaccttcGCGGTTTTGACTTACGGGGTCAGATGGAAGGGGCATCGTTATTGCTTACTATTAGCAGGACAACTCTGACAATCGGTGgcccgctaacatcacgattttgtggcCATCAAG gttCCGAAGAAGCCGAGGACGTCGAAACttttagccagaataaagactGA
- a CDS encoding hypothetical protein (NECATOR_CHRV.G20749.T2) — translation MAICTYNARTLTSEATIEYLMMQAKKIKYDVIGLTETRRRHPLNAVYETGEEMFLGTCDSRGVGGVVNTRTAKNIDSFEQLTTRIGRLRMRRCGPTPALTIFVAYAPTSSTKNLDHLQGHHWHFNAKAQETLEELHIGTHGLQWNDQGERLPEFIMTTMTIYGNSQFQKPSSLRWMFCLTDVGVVPKFYTGSDHRLLRGRFSLTRRAEKAAKFRGRNPRTIINWDLFATLAGFWEDSAMDNIDEEYDRLVEHLHDCAKKAESFKTTKRRLSLQTLELIRQHGAARAAGNQELTSELARLCREGIKEDLKERRAEVLAEAAEAGKSIRYARRDFASRKTRMTAIRNPKGTAVASRRGMEKIIYDFYSDLFDSHVHLSPHHLREDGQVIPDVLPSEIRHAIMSVRSRTAHFLDRTRPEQLKNLLPVLINTLTRLFTRNLSECKVPKQWKTDKTVLLYKKGDPHDIGNYRPICLLSVIYKLFTRVILNRIEKVLDEGQPCDQAGFRKGFSTIDHIHAVSKLIEVSREYKMPLCLTFIDLKKAFDSVETEAVAEALDNQDVPTQNIMVLRELYSNFTTGISPFYNNIIIDVKRVVRQGDTVPPKIFTATLENAMRKLEWDDMGVKVDGRQLHHLRFADDVVLITPSISQAERMLTEFDETCGCIGLQLNLQKTMFMRNGWVSDAPFTLNGTNISECTSYVYLGRELNMMNDLTPELGRRRRAAWGAYKSIEDVVKKTRNTRLRAHLFNTTVLPALTYASETWAFRKQEENAVSVIERAIEGVMLGVSRFTQVRDGIRSSLLRQRSKIRDAAAFAKVSKIRWAGHVMRFNDNRWTKAVSDWVPRDIKRTRGRPPTRWSDFFTKPFKEKYDALRVPRERRNHWATLARDREKWKNYWHRPRRPPPVTRPVRRSTGVKVIKVTVREDSLF, via the exons atggcgatctgtacttataacgcacgtacgcttacATCAGAAGCGACCATCGAatatctgatgatgcaagccaagaagatcaagtacgatgtcatcggactgaccgagacgagacgacgtcaccctctcaacgccgtatatgaaactggagaagaaatgttcttaggaacatgcgacagtagaggtgttggtggagtcgTCAACACAAGAACGGCaaaaaacatcgactctttcgaacaacttacgacccgaatcggacgtctgcggatgagaagatgtggtccaacaccagctttgactatcttcgtcgcttacgctccaacatcaagtaCGAAGAACTTAGACCATTTACAAGGTCATCATTGgcatttcaacgccaaagccCAAGAAACGctggaggaacttcacatcgggacccacggcctacaatggaatgaccagggggagaggctccccgagttcatcatgacgactatgACCATCTATGGGAattcgcaattccagaagccctcctcccTACGCTGGAT gttctgcctgacggacgtcggtgttgtaccaaagttctatacgggatcggaccatcgcctcctccgaggaagattttccctcacaaggagagcagagaaagctgccaagttcagagggagaaatcccaggactatcatcaactgggatctcttcgctacgttagccggcttttgggaagattccgcaatggacaacatcgacgaggaatatgaccggctcgttgaacaccttcacgactgcgcgaagaaggctgagagttttaaaaccaccaagagacgcctgtctcttcaaactcttgagctgatacgccagcatggagcagcacgagccgcagggaaccaagaactcacgtcagagctcgcaaggctttgccgagaggggataaaggaagatcttaaagagagaagagcagaagtgctggctgaagctgcagaggcggggaaaagcatccgctatgcccgtcgagacttcgccagtcgcaagacgaggatgactgctatccggaacccaaagggaacagccgttgcatcgagaagggggatggagaaaatcatctacgacttctactctgatctcttcgacagccatgtccacttgtctcctcaccatctgagggaagatggacaagtcattccagacgttctcccgtccgaaatacgacatgctatcatgtcggtaagaagtcGTACTGCACATTTTCTTGACAGAACAAGACCAGAACAGCTGAAGAACCTTTTGCCAGTACTAATCAACACCCTgacgaggctctttacacgtaacctgtcggaatgcaaggttcctaaacagtggaagaccgacaagaccgtgttgttgtataaaaagggagatccacatgacatcggcaactatcgtccaatctgcctactgtccgtcatctacaagctctttacaagagtgatccttaataggattgaaaaagtcctggatgaaggacagccatgcgaccAAGcggggtttcgaaaaggattcagcacgattgaccacattcacgctgtttcaaaactcatcgaggtatcacgagagtacaagatgccgctctgtctcaccttcatcgacttgaagaaggccttcgactcagttgagacggaagcggtcgcggaagccttggacaaccaagacgTCCCTACTCAGAACATAatggtacttcgagagttgtacagtaacttcacaaccggaatttcgccattctacaataacatcatcattgacgtgaagagggtggtccgacagggtgatacagttccacccaaaatatttacagccaccctcgagaacgcaatgcgaaagttggaatgggacgacatgggagtgaaggttgatggtcggcagctacaccatttgcgcttcgctgatgacgtcgtactgataacacctagcatcagccaagcggaacgaatgctgaccgaattcgacgaaacatgtggatgcatcggtcttcagctgaatctccaaaagacgatgttcatgcggaacggatgggtctcggatgccccattcacgctaaacggaacgaatatatccgaatgcacaagctacgtttatctgggtcgggaactgaacatgatgaacgacctgacccccgagctgggcaggaggagacgagcggcttggggagcgtacaagagcatcgaggatgtagtgaagaagaccaggaacacccgactccgtgctcacctcttcaacaccaccgtacttcctgctttgacctatgcttcggaaacctgggcatttcgcaagcaggaagaaaacgcggtgagcgtcattgaacgcgcaattgagggagtgatgctaggagtatcccgtttcacgcaagtgagggacgggattcgaagttctctcctacgtcagcgatcgaagattagagacgccgccgcgtttgccaaggtaagtaaaataaggtgggccggacacgtgatgcgctttaatgacaaccgttggaccaaagccgtgagcgactgggttccccgcgatattaagcgcactagaGGAAggccgccgacccgatggtcagatttcttcacgaaacccttcaaagaaaaatatgatgctcttcgtgtcccacgcgaaaggaggaaccactgggctactctggcacgcgatcgggaaaaatggaagaattactggcatCGACCACGTCGACCACCACCCGTtactcgaccagttcgaagatcaacgggagtcaaggtgatcaaggtgactGTACGAGAGGACTCACTATTTTAG
- a CDS encoding hypothetical protein (NECATOR_CHRV.G20749.T1), producing the protein MAICTYNARTLTSEATIEYLMMQAKKIKYDVIGLTETRRRHPLNAVYETGEEMFLGTCDSRGVGGVVNTRTAKNIDSFEQLTTRIGRLRMRRCGPTPALTIFVAYAPTSSTKNLDHLQGHHWHFNAKAQETLEELHIGTHGLQWNDQGERLPEFIMTTMTIYGNSQFQKPSSLRWM; encoded by the coding sequence atggcgatctgtacttataacgcacgtacgcttacATCAGAAGCGACCATCGAatatctgatgatgcaagccaagaagatcaagtacgatgtcatcggactgaccgagacgagacgacgtcaccctctcaacgccgtatatgaaactggagaagaaatgttcttaggaacatgcgacagtagaggtgttggtggagtcgTCAACACAAGAACGGCaaaaaacatcgactctttcgaacaacttacgacccgaatcggacgtctgcggatgagaagatgtggtccaacaccagctttgactatcttcgtcgcttacgctccaacatcaagtaCGAAGAACTTAGACCATTTACAAGGTCATCATTGgcatttcaacgccaaagccCAAGAAACGctggaggaacttcacatcgggacccacggcctacaatggaatgaccagggggagaggctccccgagttcatcatgacgactatgACCATCTATGGGAattcgcaattccagaagccctcctcccTACGCTGGATGTGA
- a CDS encoding hypothetical protein (NECATOR_CHRV.G20750.T1) — translation MDNIDEEYDRLVEHLHDCAKKAESFKTTKRRLSLQTLELIRQHGAARAAGNQELTSELARLCREGIKEDLKERRAEVLAEAAEAGKSIRYARRDFASRKTRMTAIRNPKGTAVASRRGMEKIIYDFYSDLFDSHVHLSPHHLREDGQVIPDVLPSEIRHAIMSVRSRTAHFLDRTRPEQLKNLLPVLINTLTRLFTRNLSECKVPKQWKTDKTVLLYKKGDPHDIGNYRPICLLSVIYKLFTRVILNRIEKVLDEGQPCDQAGFRKGFSTIDHIHAVSKLIEVSREYKMPLCLTFIDLKKAFDSVETEAVAEALDNQDVPTQNIMVLRELYSNFTTGISPFYNNIIIDVKRVVRQGDTVPPKIFTATLENAMRKLEWDDMGVKVDGRQLHHLRFADDVVLITPSISQAERMLTEFDETCGCIGLQLNLQKTMFMRNGWVSDAPFTLNGTNISECTSYVYLGRELNMMNDLTPELGRRRRAAWGAYKSIEDVVKKTRNTRLRAHLFNTTVLPALTYASETWAFRKQEENAVSVIERAIEGVMLGVSRFTQVRDGIRSSLLRQRSKIRDAAAFAKVSKIRWAGHVMRFNDNRWTKAVSDWVPRDIKRTRGRPPTRWSDFFTKPFKEKYDALRVPRERRNHWATLARDREKWKNYWHRPRRPPPVTRPVRRSTGVKVIKVTVREDSLF, via the coding sequence atggacaacatcgacgaggaatatgaccggctcgttgaacaccttcacgactgcgcgaagaaggctgagagttttaaaaccaccaagagacgcctgtctcttcaaactcttgagctgatacgccagcatggagcagcacgagccgcagggaaccaagaactcacgtcagagctcgcaaggctttgccgagaggggataaaggaagatcttaaagagagaagagcagaagtgctggctgaagctgcagaggcggggaaaagcatccgctatgcccgtcgagacttcgccagtcgcaagacgaggatgactgctatccggaacccaaagggaacagccgttgcatcgagaagggggatggagaaaatcatctacgacttctactctgatctcttcgacagccatgtccacttgtctcctcaccatctgagggaagatggacaagtcattccagacgttctcccgtccgaaatacgacatgctatcatgtcggtaagaagtcGTACTGCACATTTTCTTGACAGAACAAGACCAGAACAGCTGAAGAACCTTTTGCCAGTACTAATCAACACCCTgacgaggctctttacacgtaacctgtcggaatgcaaggttcctaaacagtggaagaccgacaagaccgtgttgttgtataaaaagggagatccacatgacatcggcaactatcgtccaatctgcctactgtccgtcatctacaagctctttacaagagtgatccttaataggattgaaaaagtcctggatgaaggacagccatgcgaccAAGcggggtttcgaaaaggattcagcacgattgaccacattcacgctgtttcaaaactcatcgaggtatcacgagagtacaagatgccgctctgtctcaccttcatcgacttgaagaaggccttcgactcagttgagacggaagcggtcgcggaagccttggacaaccaagacgTCCCTACTCAGAACATAatggtacttcgagagttgtacagtaacttcacaaccggaatttcgccattctacaataacatcatcattgacgtgaagagggtggtccgacagggtgatacagttccacccaaaatatttacagccaccctcgagaacgcaatgcgaaagttggaatgggacgacatgggagtgaaggttgatggtcggcagctacaccatttgcgcttcgctgatgacgtcgtactgataacacctagcatcagccaagcggaacgaatgctgaccgaattcgacgaaacatgtggatgcatcggtcttcagctgaatctccaaaagacgatgttcatgcggaacggatgggtctcggatgccccattcacgctaaacggaacgaatatatccgaatgcacaagctacgtttatctgggtcgggaactgaacatgatgaacgacctgacccccgagctgggcaggaggagacgagcggcttggggagcgtacaagagcatcgaggatgtagtgaagaagaccaggaacacccgactccgtgctcacctcttcaacaccaccgtacttcctgctttgacctatgcttcggaaacctgggcatttcgcaagcaggaagaaaacgcggtgagcgtcattgaacgcgcaattgagggagtgatgctaggagtatcccgtttcacgcaagtgagggacgggattcgaagttctctcctacgtcagcgatcgaagattagagacgccgccgcgtttgccaaggtaagtaaaataaggtgggccggacacgtgatgcgctttaatgacaaccgttggaccaaagccgtgagcgactgggttccccgcgatattaagcgcactagaGGAAggccgccgacccgatggtcagatttcttcacgaaacccttcaaagaaaaatatgatgctcttcgtgtcccacgcgaaaggaggaaccactgggctactctggcacgcgatcgggaaaaatggaagaattactggcatCGACCACGTCGACCACCACCCGTtactcgaccagttcgaagatcaacgggagtcaaggtgatcaaggtgactGTACGAGAGGACTCACTATTTTAG